From the genome of Bordetella sp. H567, one region includes:
- a CDS encoding TonB-dependent receptor encodes MSRPLPSRARLRARLAASLTSGALLPLLLAPCVRAAGTAPPVPPVPTAAADTAPAVLPMVSVTTDAEAPPPTDPNLPASVESVTRAQFDKWNVVNSEDALKYMPNLAVRKRFIGDQNSIIAVRGTSNSQSARGLVYADGLLLSNLLGNSFTFPPRWSMVAPDEIDRVDVIYGPYSALYPGNSLGATVLITTRMPDRFEAHADARGYTQHFSLFGVDRDFAGGQASASIGDRIGKLSYRMDLSHLENTSQPLQFATLPRSTTPARPGDTPVTGARFYNNQTGAPTAVLGVNGEGIEHTIEDQFKLKLRYDFTPTLQGGMMLGYWRDRYRSDTSTFLRDADGNKIYQGRVDIGGYEYNIPASAMAPSRGESENWLYGLSLKTRNPTGWNGEAIASYYDVARNVARTARQGGPGDGPGTVAYGDGTGWKTLDLKSTYTQAPSAVGLLAHDLTFGYHLDSYFSDSKTFNTSDWSDGDAGSFANAFKGRTQTQAWYAQDAWRFLPRWKLVYGVRYEDWRAYGGSQAVGDVRVPYANADQQHASPKASLSFDATDDLTLRASVGRAYRFPTVGELFQGKLNGSTLVNNNPNLQPENDLSKELTAEWTHESGVYRVSLFQDDVKNTIFSQTDTTTIPNVTSFQNIDKVRSRGVETSYQGQDVGIQGLDVIANLAYTQSKILANSQNPASVGKYFYRIPLWRANLVGIYRFGDKASLTGAVRYSGRQYNTLTNEDSNPDVFGGTSTYTVVDAKFTYKLDRHSEVSVGVDNLFDERYFVYHPYPGRTLYVETRLHL; translated from the coding sequence ATGTCCCGTCCTTTACCGTCGCGTGCGCGATTGCGCGCCCGCCTGGCCGCGAGCTTGACCAGCGGCGCGCTATTGCCGCTGCTCCTGGCCCCCTGCGTCCGGGCCGCCGGTACGGCACCGCCCGTGCCCCCCGTCCCCACGGCAGCGGCCGATACGGCGCCCGCCGTGCTGCCCATGGTCAGCGTCACGACCGACGCCGAAGCCCCGCCGCCCACCGATCCCAACCTGCCCGCGTCCGTCGAATCCGTCACTCGCGCGCAATTCGACAAGTGGAATGTCGTCAACAGCGAGGACGCGCTCAAGTACATGCCGAACCTGGCCGTGCGCAAGCGCTTCATCGGGGACCAGAATTCCATCATCGCCGTGCGTGGCACCAGCAACAGCCAGAGCGCGCGCGGCCTGGTCTATGCCGACGGCTTGCTGCTGAGCAATCTGCTGGGCAACAGTTTTACCTTCCCGCCGCGCTGGTCCATGGTGGCGCCCGACGAAATCGACCGCGTCGACGTCATCTACGGCCCGTATTCGGCGCTGTATCCAGGCAATTCCCTGGGCGCCACGGTGCTCATCACCACCCGCATGCCCGACCGCTTCGAAGCCCATGCGGACGCCAGGGGCTACACGCAGCACTTCAGCCTCTTCGGCGTGGACCGCGACTTCGCGGGCGGCCAGGCGTCCGCGTCCATCGGCGATCGCATCGGCAAGCTGTCCTATCGCATGGATCTCAGCCATTTGGAGAACACCAGCCAGCCGCTGCAGTTCGCCACGCTGCCGCGTTCCACCACGCCGGCCCGCCCCGGCGACACGCCGGTGACCGGCGCGCGGTTCTACAACAACCAGACCGGCGCGCCCACCGCCGTGCTGGGCGTGAACGGCGAGGGCATCGAGCACACCATCGAGGACCAGTTCAAGCTCAAGCTGCGATATGACTTCACGCCCACGCTGCAGGGCGGGATGATGCTGGGCTACTGGCGCGACCGCTACCGCAGCGATACGTCGACCTTCCTGCGCGATGCCGACGGCAACAAGATCTACCAAGGCCGCGTTGACATCGGGGGCTACGAGTACAACATTCCGGCTTCCGCGATGGCGCCCAGCCGCGGCGAGAGCGAGAACTGGCTTTACGGCCTGTCGCTGAAGACGCGTAACCCAACGGGGTGGAACGGCGAGGCCATCGCGTCGTACTACGACGTGGCGCGCAACGTCGCCCGCACCGCCCGCCAGGGTGGCCCCGGCGACGGCCCGGGCACGGTCGCCTACGGCGATGGCACGGGGTGGAAAACGCTGGACCTGAAGTCCACGTACACGCAGGCGCCGTCCGCGGTCGGCCTGTTGGCCCACGACCTGACGTTCGGCTATCACCTGGACAGTTATTTTTCCGATAGCAAGACCTTCAATACGAGCGATTGGTCGGACGGCGACGCCGGTTCGTTCGCCAATGCCTTCAAGGGACGCACGCAGACCCAGGCGTGGTATGCCCAGGACGCGTGGCGTTTCCTGCCGCGCTGGAAGCTCGTCTATGGCGTGCGTTACGAAGACTGGCGTGCCTATGGGGGCTCGCAGGCCGTGGGCGACGTGCGGGTCCCGTATGCCAACGCCGATCAGCAGCATGCCTCACCCAAGGCGTCGTTGTCCTTCGACGCCACGGACGACCTGACGCTGCGGGCCTCCGTCGGCCGTGCCTACCGCTTTCCGACGGTGGGGGAATTGTTCCAGGGCAAGCTCAACGGTTCGACGCTGGTCAACAACAACCCGAACCTGCAGCCCGAAAACGACCTGTCCAAGGAGCTGACGGCGGAATGGACCCACGAAAGCGGCGTGTATCGCGTGTCGCTGTTCCAGGACGATGTGAAGAACACCATCTTCAGCCAGACCGACACCACCACCATCCCCAACGTCACCAGCTTCCAGAATATCGACAAGGTGCGCTCGCGCGGCGTGGAGACCAGCTACCAGGGGCAGGACGTCGGTATCCAGGGCCTGGATGTCATCGCCAACCTCGCCTATACGCAGTCGAAGATCCTGGCCAATTCCCAGAATCCCGCTTCCGTGGGCAAGTACTTCTATCGGATCCCGTTGTGGCGCGCCAACCTGGTCGGCATCTACCGCTTCGGCGACAAGGCCTCGCTGACCGGCGCGGTGCGCTATTCCGGACGCCAGTACAACACGCTGACCAATGAGGACAGCAATCCCGACGTCTTCGGCGGCACCAGCACGTATACCGTCGTGGACGCGAAGTTCACCTACAAGCTGGATCGCCATAGCGAAGTGAGCGTGGGCGTGGACAATCTTTTCGACGAAAGGTATTTCGTCTACCACCCCTATCCGGGGCGCACGCTGTACGTCGAAACCCGATTGCACCTGTAG
- a CDS encoding nitrilase family protein has product MTSSDSSGERVFPDTIVAAVQMECRVGQKDANVARSLALIEEAATHGAAIVVLPELCNTGYVFDSRPEAFGLAESVPDGPTAQAWIAAAARLNIHIVAGITERTGDRLYNAAAIIGPRGHLGTYRKLHLWGEENLFFEPGDLGLPVFDTEHGRLGVAICYDGWFPEVYRLLAMQGVDIVCMPTNWVPMPGQDPRHPTMANTLAMAAAHSNGLNIVCADRVGVERGQLFLGQSLVVGVQGWPLSGPASPDREEILYAAINLKRSRAARQLNPYNVVLRDRRDDLYRVVPGPGPLRGA; this is encoded by the coding sequence ATGACGTCTTCCGATTCCTCGGGCGAACGGGTATTCCCGGACACCATCGTCGCGGCTGTGCAGATGGAGTGCCGCGTGGGCCAGAAGGACGCCAACGTTGCGCGTTCGCTGGCATTGATTGAAGAGGCCGCGACCCACGGTGCCGCCATCGTGGTGCTGCCCGAGCTGTGCAATACCGGCTATGTCTTCGACAGCCGTCCCGAAGCCTTTGGCCTGGCGGAAAGCGTGCCGGACGGTCCCACGGCCCAGGCCTGGATCGCGGCGGCGGCCCGGCTGAACATCCATATCGTTGCGGGCATTACCGAACGCACGGGCGACCGGCTCTACAACGCCGCTGCCATCATCGGCCCACGCGGCCACCTGGGTACCTATCGCAAGCTCCATCTGTGGGGCGAGGAAAATCTTTTCTTCGAACCGGGCGACCTGGGGCTGCCGGTGTTCGATACGGAGCACGGGCGCCTGGGCGTGGCGATCTGCTACGACGGCTGGTTTCCGGAGGTCTATCGGCTACTGGCCATGCAGGGCGTCGATATCGTCTGCATGCCGACCAACTGGGTGCCCATGCCCGGACAAGACCCGCGCCATCCGACCATGGCCAATACCCTGGCGATGGCGGCCGCGCACAGCAACGGCCTGAACATCGTGTGCGCCGACCGCGTGGGCGTGGAGCGCGGGCAGCTGTTCCTGGGCCAAAGCCTGGTGGTTGGCGTCCAGGGCTGGCCGCTGTCGGGGCCGGCGAGCCCCGACCGGGAGGAAATCCTTTACGCCGCGATCAACCTGAAGCGTTCACGCGCCGCCCGCCAACTGAATCCCTATAACGTCGTGCTGCGCGACCGGCGCGACGATCTTTACCGAGTCGTACCGGGGCCAGGGCCGCTCCGGGGAGCTTAG
- a CDS encoding substrate-binding protein — protein sequence MKTTTTFLASAVLASTGLLAAAHAAEPIRIGVAVGLSGANSVVAPAAVQSSQLAVDEINAAGGILGRQVQLEIADDGSGAVGAQKAFDTLVFQKKVDAVIGMETSAARSAGLPVVARGKTPYIYSSFYEGRSCSKWLYVNGWVPEQQVAPVVDYFTGHEKAKTFFLVGSDYSFGRGMLGFTRKYIEQKGGKVVGEEYLPMDGSDWTAVIAKIRAAKPDALISSTAGGAPNVSLAKQLKAAGIAIPYGNLAIDEGTARTMGDVASGMYLSASYLTSIDNAQNKRFLEAMRKKFGADLKTPNELSEPQYEAFFLYKAAVEKAGTTDPDKVIPALAQVSYDGPRGPVSMSKSRHAALNMHLGQIQPDGSVKILQTFNAVDPGPQCPNIK from the coding sequence ATGAAAACCACAACGACTTTCCTTGCCTCCGCCGTCCTGGCGTCCACGGGCCTGCTTGCCGCGGCGCATGCGGCAGAACCCATCCGGATCGGGGTCGCCGTCGGCCTGTCCGGTGCCAATAGCGTGGTCGCGCCGGCGGCGGTGCAATCGTCGCAACTGGCGGTGGACGAAATCAACGCGGCCGGCGGCATCCTGGGCCGCCAGGTGCAGCTGGAGATCGCCGATGACGGCTCCGGCGCGGTCGGGGCGCAGAAAGCCTTCGACACCCTGGTCTTCCAGAAAAAGGTCGATGCCGTGATCGGCATGGAGACCAGCGCGGCGCGCAGCGCCGGTCTGCCCGTAGTGGCCCGCGGAAAAACCCCGTATATCTACTCCTCGTTCTACGAAGGCCGCTCGTGCAGCAAGTGGCTGTACGTGAACGGCTGGGTGCCTGAACAGCAGGTGGCACCGGTCGTGGACTACTTCACCGGACATGAGAAAGCCAAGACCTTCTTCCTGGTCGGCAGCGATTATTCCTTCGGCCGGGGCATGCTGGGTTTTACCCGCAAGTACATCGAGCAGAAGGGCGGCAAGGTGGTGGGCGAGGAGTACCTGCCCATGGACGGCAGCGACTGGACGGCGGTCATCGCCAAGATCCGGGCCGCCAAGCCGGATGCGCTGATCAGCTCCACGGCCGGCGGCGCGCCGAATGTGTCGCTGGCCAAGCAGCTGAAGGCGGCCGGCATCGCTATCCCGTACGGCAACCTGGCGATCGACGAGGGCACGGCCAGAACGATGGGCGACGTGGCCTCCGGCATGTATCTGTCCGCCTCCTACCTGACCAGCATCGACAACGCCCAGAACAAGCGTTTCCTGGAGGCCATGCGCAAGAAGTTCGGCGCCGACCTGAAGACACCCAACGAGCTGTCCGAGCCGCAGTACGAAGCGTTCTTCCTGTACAAGGCCGCGGTGGAGAAGGCGGGCACGACGGATCCTGACAAGGTCATACCCGCGCTCGCGCAAGTGTCTTACGACGGGCCGCGCGGGCCGGTCAGTATGAGCAAGAGCCGCCACGCGGCCTTGAACATGCACCTGGGACAGATCCAACCCGACGGCTCGGTGAAGATCCTGCAAACCTTCAACGCCGTGGATCCCGGCCCGCAATGCCCGAACATCAAGTAA
- a CDS encoding branched-chain amino acid ABC transporter permease yields MDLLLDVLTTTAMLFVVTVGLMVIFGVMKIVNFAHGALITLGGYVSYVVTRLGLDPWLAWPLAVLCGIVAGMAVERLVVRPLYRRPLDAILATWGLGIIIGQLIVLAFGREVQFADAPLSGIWTVAGTGYSAYRIVLIPVALVLWALLAALLNGTRFGVRTRAVIMNEPLASGLGINAARIRFVTFSLGAGLGTLGGALVTPLSSVDPNMGVGWLISAFMLVMVAGHSISSLMLTCLVFGACQVLVSIYVNPVLGGLTIAVLAALTLRVRPKGFAHE; encoded by the coding sequence ATGGATCTGCTGCTGGATGTACTGACGACGACGGCGATGCTGTTCGTCGTCACCGTGGGCCTGATGGTGATCTTCGGCGTGATGAAGATCGTCAACTTCGCGCATGGGGCCTTGATCACGCTGGGTGGCTACGTCAGCTATGTCGTGACGCGCCTGGGCCTGGACCCGTGGCTGGCGTGGCCCCTGGCTGTGCTGTGCGGCATCGTGGCCGGGATGGCGGTCGAGCGCCTGGTCGTGCGCCCGCTGTACCGGCGCCCGCTGGACGCCATCCTGGCGACGTGGGGCCTGGGCATCATCATCGGGCAGCTGATCGTACTGGCCTTCGGGCGGGAGGTGCAGTTTGCCGACGCCCCGCTGTCCGGCATCTGGACCGTGGCGGGCACCGGCTATTCGGCGTACCGCATCGTGCTGATCCCCGTGGCGCTGGTCCTGTGGGCGCTGCTGGCCGCGCTGCTCAACGGCACGCGCTTCGGCGTGCGGACGCGCGCGGTCATCATGAACGAGCCCTTGGCCAGTGGCCTGGGCATCAACGCAGCGCGTATCCGCTTCGTGACCTTCAGCCTGGGCGCGGGGCTGGGCACGCTGGGGGGCGCGCTGGTGACGCCGCTGTCCAGCGTCGATCCCAACATGGGCGTGGGCTGGCTGATCAGCGCGTTCATGCTGGTCATGGTGGCGGGCCATTCGATTTCCAGCCTGATGCTGACCTGCCTGGTCTTCGGCGCCTGCCAGGTGCTGGTCAGCATCTATGTGAACCCGGTTCTGGGCGGCCTGACGATCGCCGTGCTCGCGGCGCTCACCTTGCGCGTGCGGCCCAAGGGGTTCGCGCATGAGTGA
- a CDS encoding branched-chain amino acid ABC transporter ATP-binding protein/permease, with protein MSDAATDRNEAAAGRPARSAASGGRLAGLAVAGLVLVAAGPFLFDTYLLNVLIKAYFFAIAALTVDLLWGYTGYLTFGQSAFFGMGAYAAGLAFTHYGFSPGVAALALLAAVAGTALLAAIVGWLSFYRGASPFFSTVISLVLPIVLTQLVLSGGEWTGSSSGLTGYDSVELSLAGWYWVAAAALAVAGAAGWVLVRSDGGRVLTAIRDNETRCEYLGLRVSRVRILLLVAMAAVAGLAGFGYGAFSGVVAPELTGFVLGTELIIWVALGGRGTLWGPLIGAVLINVASAYLSGSMPFAWQLILGVAFVAVILLLPRGLVPLLLRPFGLGRLAPRIPSLAARDLAPPDRVDAPVLRMQDVSRRFGSLQVLRGITLTARAGELLGLIGPNGAGKTTLMRALSDGAERNGGAIALCGHDIGRQPPQDCVRDGLGRKFQNANIFDSLTVADSLRIAGSLHDRPSLWRRSDTLRLPSYALEVLRATELDRKLAAVARDLSHGEQQALELAMVLALAPRIVLLDEPTAGLSKHERARIGEILASLAHRHGLCCLLVEHDLDFVEQVATRIVVLHQGAIVMDGSFADVVGSELVKTIYAGTGQAEAAGSPGRPEKAPLPVAMQSRGDGRVRR; from the coding sequence ATGAGTGATGCCGCGACTGATCGCAATGAGGCGGCAGCCGGCCGCCCGGCACGGAGCGCGGCTTCCGGCGGCAGGCTGGCCGGCCTGGCGGTGGCGGGCCTGGTGCTGGTGGCCGCCGGGCCTTTCCTGTTCGATACGTATCTGCTGAACGTCCTGATCAAGGCGTACTTCTTCGCCATCGCGGCGCTGACCGTCGACCTGCTATGGGGCTATACCGGCTACCTGACCTTCGGCCAATCGGCATTTTTCGGCATGGGCGCCTACGCGGCGGGGCTGGCCTTCACCCACTACGGGTTTTCGCCCGGTGTGGCGGCGCTGGCGCTGCTGGCCGCGGTGGCGGGAACGGCGCTGCTGGCGGCCATCGTCGGCTGGTTGTCCTTCTATCGCGGCGCGTCGCCTTTCTTTTCCACGGTGATATCGCTGGTACTCCCCATCGTGCTGACCCAGCTGGTGCTGTCCGGCGGCGAGTGGACGGGATCCAGCTCCGGACTGACCGGCTACGACAGCGTCGAGCTGTCGTTGGCCGGCTGGTACTGGGTGGCCGCCGCCGCGCTGGCCGTCGCCGGCGCGGCGGGCTGGGTGCTGGTGCGCAGCGACGGCGGCCGCGTACTGACCGCGATCCGCGACAACGAAACGCGCTGCGAGTACCTGGGCCTGCGCGTGTCGCGCGTGCGCATCCTGCTGCTGGTGGCGATGGCCGCCGTGGCGGGGCTGGCGGGCTTCGGCTACGGCGCCTTCAGCGGCGTGGTGGCGCCCGAGCTGACCGGCTTCGTGCTGGGCACGGAGCTGATCATCTGGGTCGCGCTTGGTGGGCGCGGCACCCTGTGGGGGCCGCTGATCGGCGCGGTGCTGATCAACGTGGCCAGCGCCTACCTGAGCGGCAGCATGCCCTTCGCCTGGCAGTTGATACTGGGCGTTGCGTTCGTCGCTGTCATCCTGCTGCTGCCGCGAGGACTGGTGCCGCTGCTCCTGCGTCCCTTCGGCCTGGGACGACTGGCGCCGCGCATCCCGTCGCTGGCGGCGCGCGACCTTGCCCCGCCGGACCGCGTCGATGCGCCGGTGCTGCGCATGCAGGACGTCAGCCGGCGTTTCGGTTCGCTGCAGGTCCTGCGCGGCATCACGTTGACCGCGCGCGCCGGCGAGCTGCTCGGCCTGATCGGCCCCAACGGCGCGGGCAAGACCACACTGATGCGCGCGCTGAGCGACGGTGCCGAGCGCAACGGCGGGGCCATCGCCCTGTGCGGCCATGATATCGGCCGGCAGCCGCCGCAGGACTGCGTGCGCGATGGCCTGGGACGCAAGTTCCAGAACGCCAATATCTTCGACAGCCTGACGGTGGCCGACAGCTTGCGCATTGCCGGGTCGCTGCACGATCGCCCTTCGCTGTGGCGCCGCTCGGACACGCTGCGCTTGCCTTCCTATGCCCTGGAGGTGCTGCGCGCCACGGAACTGGATCGCAAACTGGCCGCGGTGGCGCGTGACCTGTCGCACGGCGAGCAGCAGGCGCTGGAGCTGGCCATGGTGCTGGCGCTGGCGCCGCGTATCGTCCTGCTGGACGAGCCCACCGCGGGACTGAGCAAGCATGAGCGTGCCCGCATCGGCGAAATCCTGGCTTCCCTGGCACATCGCCATGGTTTGTGCTGCCTGCTGGTGGAGCACGATCTGGACTTCGTCGAACAGGTCGCCACACGCATCGTCGTCCTGCACCAGGGCGCCATCGTCATGGACGGCAGCTTCGCCGACGTGGTCGGATCCGAACTGGTCAAGACCATCTACGCGGGAACGGGGCAGGCGGAGGCCGCGGGATCGCCCGGCCGCCCGGAGAAGGCGCCCCTTCCCGTGGCGATGCAGTCGCGCGGCGACGGGAGGGTGCGTCGATGA
- a CDS encoding ABC transporter ATP-binding protein, whose translation MTALKLEGVTSGYGASVVLRGVSMEVAAGQAVALLGKNGMGKSTLLKTVMGYLPKQAGTVVLGNEDITRLGPHRVARKGVAYAAQEQAIFTELSVRDNLRLGLAREADFAARFAAVESLFPVFKDRLRQPAGTLSGGEQKMLLVARALMLRPSVILLDEITEGLQPSVIDRLAQALLWERRENGTTMLLIEQNVAFALRVADRFLVLKQGEIVEQGDARNETAAETIFAHLRV comes from the coding sequence ATGACCGCATTGAAACTCGAGGGGGTGACCAGCGGCTATGGCGCCTCGGTGGTGCTGCGCGGGGTGTCGATGGAAGTCGCGGCCGGCCAGGCCGTGGCCTTGCTGGGCAAGAACGGCATGGGCAAGAGCACCTTGCTGAAGACGGTGATGGGCTATCTGCCCAAGCAAGCCGGCACGGTGGTGCTGGGCAACGAGGACATCACGCGGCTGGGGCCGCACCGCGTGGCGCGCAAGGGCGTGGCCTATGCCGCGCAGGAGCAGGCCATCTTCACCGAACTGAGCGTGCGCGACAACCTGCGGCTGGGCCTTGCGCGCGAGGCGGACTTCGCCGCGCGCTTTGCCGCCGTCGAATCGCTTTTCCCGGTATTCAAGGACAGGCTGCGGCAGCCGGCGGGCACGCTGTCGGGGGGCGAGCAGAAAATGCTGCTGGTGGCGCGGGCGCTGATGCTGCGCCCGTCCGTTATCCTTCTGGACGAAATCACGGAGGGCCTGCAGCCCTCGGTGATCGATCGCCTGGCGCAGGCCCTGCTGTGGGAGCGCCGGGAAAATGGCACGACGATGCTGCTGATCGAACAGAATGTCGCCTTCGCCCTGCGCGTGGCCGACCGTTTCCTGGTCTTGAAGCAGGGTGAAATCGTCGAACAGGGCGACGCCAGAAATGAAACGGCGGCGGAAACGATATTTGCCCACCTGCGCGTCTAG
- a CDS encoding transporter substrate-binding domain-containing protein, with translation MTGTRGSSADWRIGILFSRTGVTRVTGSEHFLGTVLAVEEINAAGGVLDRQLAPVCYDPGSNPAQYRRLATQLMADDDVNVIFGCSTSSSRKAVLPVVERNNGLLWYCSFYEGFEYSPNVIYTGAVLNQNAMQLAAYLLQHNGSRFFLVGSDYIYPRESNRVMRDMVEQHGGEVLDEVYLPLTAGPAEVAEVIRDIRAAQPEVVFSTVVGDSARMLYRQYAESGLDPRRVPIASLSMAEEEIRLVGPPLCAGHITAATYFNSLDNESNRRFTALWRRRYGDRPTSTWSESAYNQVHLFARALERTGSLDPSKLVRMAHSVRYDSPEGPLAIDSENNHCLLTPRIGVCREDGQFDVVWQGSGPVRPDPYLSTFGLAEFWLK, from the coding sequence ATGACGGGAACCAGGGGATCGTCGGCGGACTGGCGCATCGGGATACTATTTTCGCGCACGGGCGTGACGCGCGTGACCGGCTCGGAACACTTCCTGGGCACCGTGCTCGCGGTGGAGGAGATCAACGCCGCGGGCGGCGTGCTGGACCGCCAGCTGGCACCGGTCTGCTACGACCCGGGCAGCAACCCGGCGCAATACCGCCGCCTGGCGACGCAGCTGATGGCCGACGACGACGTCAACGTGATCTTCGGCTGTTCCACGTCGTCCAGCCGCAAGGCGGTCCTGCCGGTGGTGGAGCGCAACAACGGCCTGCTGTGGTATTGCTCCTTCTATGAAGGCTTCGAATACTCGCCCAACGTCATCTACACCGGTGCCGTCCTGAACCAGAACGCCATGCAGCTGGCGGCCTACCTGCTGCAGCACAACGGCTCGCGGTTCTTCCTGGTGGGGTCCGACTATATTTACCCGCGCGAATCCAATCGCGTTATGCGCGACATGGTCGAACAGCACGGCGGCGAGGTGCTGGACGAAGTCTACTTGCCGCTGACGGCGGGCCCGGCCGAGGTGGCGGAGGTCATCCGCGATATCCGGGCAGCCCAGCCGGAGGTGGTGTTCTCTACCGTCGTGGGCGATTCGGCGCGCATGCTGTATCGCCAGTACGCCGAGAGCGGCCTGGACCCCCGCCGCGTTCCCATCGCCAGTCTCTCCATGGCGGAAGAGGAAATTCGCCTGGTCGGCCCGCCGCTGTGCGCGGGCCATATCACTGCCGCGACGTATTTCAACTCGCTGGATAACGAAAGCAACCGCCGCTTTACCGCGCTTTGGCGCCGGCGGTATGGCGACCGGCCTACGAGTACGTGGTCAGAGTCCGCGTACAACCAGGTCCATCTGTTTGCCCGCGCGCTGGAGCGCACGGGTAGCCTGGATCCCAGCAAGCTGGTGCGCATGGCGCATTCGGTACGTTACGATTCGCCGGAAGGGCCGCTGGCCATCGATTCGGAGAACAACCATTGCCTGTTGACGCCGCGCATCGGCGTCTGCCGCGAGGACGGGCAGTTCGATGTCGTCTGGCAGGGATCGGGGCCTGTCCGGCCAGATCCCTACCTGTCCACCTTCGGGTTGGCAGAGTTCTGGCTGAAGTGA
- a CDS encoding ANTAR domain-containing response regulator yields the protein MSSIRRLYEDLRSISVAVVHPPGEDRDLLIEQLKRIGCRLQVFWPYCPEPPRGADVVFFHLSQDIPSGGMWCASATDATLIALSDYESPTTLKLLLDSNAHGVLTKPFRSSGVLSTLVLARSAQGFQQRQQAKIQKLEATIKSRRQIDKAIKVLVDHQGMDEVKAYEHMRARATSLRVTVAEVASMVIDAQEVMEKLGLGRS from the coding sequence ATGAGCAGCATACGCCGCCTCTACGAAGATCTGCGCAGCATCAGCGTCGCCGTCGTGCATCCGCCCGGCGAGGACCGCGACCTGTTGATCGAGCAGCTCAAGCGCATCGGCTGCCGCCTGCAGGTCTTCTGGCCGTATTGCCCCGAGCCGCCGCGCGGCGCGGACGTCGTGTTCTTCCATTTGTCGCAGGACATACCCAGCGGCGGCATGTGGTGCGCCAGCGCGACCGATGCGACCTTGATCGCGCTGTCCGATTACGAAAGCCCCACCACCTTGAAGCTGCTGCTGGACAGCAATGCCCATGGCGTATTGACCAAGCCTTTCCGGTCCTCCGGCGTGCTCAGCACCCTGGTGCTTGCGCGCTCGGCGCAAGGCTTCCAGCAGCGCCAGCAGGCCAAGATCCAGAAGCTGGAGGCGACCATCAAGTCGCGCCGCCAAATCGACAAGGCGATCAAGGTGCTGGTGGACCACCAGGGCATGGACGAGGTCAAGGCCTACGAACATATGCGTGCGCGGGCCACCAGCCTGCGCGTGACGGTGGCCGAAGTGGCGTCGATGGTGATCGACGCGCAGGAAGTCATGGAAAAGTTGGGCCTGGGACGGTCCTAG
- a CDS encoding DUF2244 domain-containing protein, which translates to MRHASLNTDDLVSAAPPTAGVWAPAWRPPPGRHVWRLKRNCALRPTQYAAAMGLLMGISAVVAIACWIGGIWLVPIFCCIELSAVAVAALAYARHAIDGETITLTETRDVRVEIDRGLRHETYLLQAQGLRLVKEDADTLWLRQGAIRIQVGGHAAPAMRDAFEAELRDMLAGRPGREPWADTARAGRT; encoded by the coding sequence ATGAGACACGCGAGCCTGAATACCGACGATCTGGTGTCGGCGGCCCCGCCGACCGCCGGTGTGTGGGCGCCCGCCTGGCGTCCGCCGCCTGGCCGCCATGTCTGGCGGCTCAAGCGCAACTGCGCGCTGCGGCCCACCCAATATGCGGCGGCCATGGGCCTGCTGATGGGCATTTCGGCGGTGGTGGCGATCGCCTGCTGGATAGGCGGCATCTGGCTGGTTCCCATCTTCTGTTGCATCGAACTCAGTGCCGTCGCCGTCGCGGCCTTGGCCTACGCGCGGCACGCGATAGACGGCGAAACCATCACGCTGACGGAAACGCGTGACGTCCGCGTGGAAATCGACCGGGGCCTGCGGCACGAAACCTATCTGCTGCAGGCACAGGGACTGCGCCTGGTCAAGGAGGATGCCGATACGCTCTGGCTGCGCCAGGGCGCGATCCGCATCCAGGTCGGAGGCCACGCGGCCCCGGCCATGCGCGACGCCTTCGAGGCGGAGCTGCGCGACATGCTGGCCGGCCGCCCCGGACGAGAGCCTTGGGCGGATACCGCCCGGGCTGGCAGGACCTAG